A genomic stretch from Prochlorococcus marinus str. MIT 9312 includes:
- a CDS encoding BamA/TamA family outer membrane protein has protein sequence MQKHSSKFRKVFTNIACSPLILISNNSELAAKYLPNEVEQSVTNLEINKIKNGLFQAVDIKHEKNFFIAENKENINQESVLVSEIIIEGWENHPGGRKLELAAYDSMSIKPGSIVDNRILNQDLNSIYATGWFSGVKIKSQDGPLGVRLIVNVVPNPILKKVELKPENSVISNAYVDSIFNNFYGTTLNLNEFQNKIEIIKKRYEDEGYSLVRINSPDRISDDGVIILNVSEGIISDVKFRFPGSDGESIIDGKPRKGKTKDWVIKRELKTQPGTVFNRKILEADIKRLYATSLFNDVKVSLGPDNLNPGKVIIFLDLSEQRTGSLTGGLGYATRSGIFATIGLQETNALGRAWSTSINLNFGEYSTTYNFSLTDPWIKGDKHKTAFRTNVFLSRDYPQEFRSENNGKLYAVDDKTPSNADTFSSIVLEKTGGGFSFSRPLNGGDPFKPSKWRVLGGMNFKEVKMIDGSGEKRTYADRTPRTTRENITDIICIGYSPNDGSCPGENTLVSFIASTTRNNLNNSVNPTSGNKLSFGTEQFVPIGENSPTFNRMRASYSYFIPTKLINFTKECRSSNANSEDCPQTIGFQLKAGTIVGELPPYEAFCMGGTSSVRGWASCDLAVSKSFLEGTIEHRFPIWRMISGALFVDAGSDLGSQKDVPGKPGKLLQKSGAGYSLGGGVGVKTPIGPLRLDIASKDLSGDWRYTLGVGWKF, from the coding sequence ATGCAAAAACATTCTTCAAAATTTAGAAAGGTTTTCACAAATATTGCTTGTTCTCCTCTGATTTTGATATCTAATAATTCAGAACTGGCGGCAAAGTATTTGCCAAATGAAGTTGAGCAATCAGTAACAAATTTAGAAATAAACAAAATTAAAAATGGTTTATTTCAAGCAGTTGATATTAAACATGAAAAAAATTTCTTTATTGCAGAGAATAAAGAAAATATCAATCAAGAAAGTGTTCTTGTCTCAGAAATAATTATTGAAGGGTGGGAAAATCATCCTGGGGGGAGAAAACTTGAATTGGCGGCATATGATTCTATGAGTATAAAGCCAGGAAGTATTGTTGATAATCGAATTTTAAATCAAGACCTAAATTCAATATATGCTACTGGTTGGTTTTCAGGAGTTAAAATAAAGTCTCAAGATGGGCCATTGGGAGTACGACTAATTGTAAATGTAGTGCCTAATCCAATTTTGAAGAAAGTAGAACTTAAACCAGAAAATTCAGTAATCTCTAATGCATACGTAGATAGTATTTTTAATAATTTTTACGGAACAACACTTAATCTAAATGAATTTCAAAATAAGATAGAAATAATAAAAAAACGTTATGAAGATGAGGGTTATTCTTTAGTTAGAATTAATAGTCCAGATAGAATTTCTGATGACGGGGTAATAATACTAAATGTTTCTGAAGGGATAATATCTGATGTTAAGTTTAGATTCCCAGGATCTGACGGTGAATCTATTATCGATGGAAAACCTAGAAAAGGGAAAACAAAAGACTGGGTCATAAAAAGAGAGCTAAAAACGCAACCTGGAACCGTATTTAATAGAAAAATTTTAGAAGCAGATATTAAAAGACTTTATGCTACATCACTTTTCAATGATGTAAAGGTTTCTCTTGGTCCTGATAATTTAAATCCTGGTAAAGTCATAATCTTTCTAGATTTAAGTGAACAAAGAACAGGATCATTAACTGGTGGCCTTGGTTATGCTACTCGTTCAGGCATTTTTGCCACAATTGGTTTGCAGGAAACAAATGCATTAGGTAGAGCATGGTCTACTAGCATCAACCTAAATTTTGGAGAATATTCAACAACCTATAATTTTTCTCTAACTGATCCATGGATTAAGGGAGATAAACATAAAACTGCTTTTAGAACAAATGTTTTTCTGAGTAGAGATTATCCACAAGAATTTAGGAGTGAAAATAATGGAAAGTTATACGCTGTAGATGATAAAACACCATCAAATGCTGATACTTTTTCATCAATAGTTTTAGAAAAAACGGGAGGAGGATTTTCTTTCTCAAGGCCACTTAATGGTGGAGATCCATTTAAGCCTTCTAAATGGAGAGTTCTTGGAGGAATGAATTTTAAGGAAGTAAAGATGATTGATGGTAGTGGTGAAAAAAGAACTTATGCTGATAGGACGCCAAGAACAACAAGAGAAAACATAACAGATATTATCTGTATTGGATACTCTCCAAATGATGGGTCATGCCCTGGAGAAAATACATTGGTCAGTTTTATTGCAAGTACAACTAGAAATAATTTGAATAATTCTGTAAATCCAACTTCAGGAAATAAATTAAGCTTTGGTACTGAACAGTTTGTTCCAATCGGGGAAAACTCTCCAACTTTCAATAGAATGAGAGCATCGTATTCATACTTTATACCAACAAAGTTGATAAATTTTACGAAAGAATGTAGGTCTAGTAATGCTAATAGTGAAGATTGCCCACAAACTATTGGTTTTCAATTGAAGGCAGGAACCATTGTTGGTGAATTGCCTCCTTATGAAGCATTTTGTATGGGAGGAACATCATCTGTCAGAGGTTGGGCATCTTGTGATTTGGCTGTCAGTAAAAGTTTTCTTGAAGGCACAATAGAGCATAGGTTTCCTATATGGAGAATGATATCAGGAGCTTTATTTGTTGATGCAGGAAGTGATTTAGGTTCTCAAAAGGATGTTCCAGGTAAACCTGGTAAATTATTGCAGAAATCAGGTGCTGGTTATTCGCTTGGTGGGGGAGTTGGAGTGAAAACGCCTATTGGTCCATTAAGACTAGATATTGCTAGTAAGGACCTAAGTGGAGATTGGAGATATACACTTGGAGTTGGATGGAAGTTTTAA
- the purC gene encoding phosphoribosylaminoimidazolesuccinocarboxamide synthase: protein MNNKYELIYEGKAKKVFSHDDVDKVFIEFKDDATAFNALKKAKFEGKGKLNCLISSRIFELLDKSNIPTHFLELKNENIMIAQKIKVIPLEIVLRNTAYGSLCKQTTIKSGTILAKPLIDIYLKNDELNDPLITKDRIELMNILSSKDLDLIINLTLKVNTILKSFFKNIQLQLVDFKLEFGYNSKNKILLGDEISPDNCRLWDLNQKNDTIVSLDKDRFRNDLGGLIEAYSEINRRINDFI, encoded by the coding sequence ATGAATAATAAATATGAATTAATTTATGAAGGTAAAGCAAAAAAAGTATTTTCTCATGATGATGTAGATAAAGTATTTATTGAATTTAAAGATGATGCAACAGCTTTTAATGCGTTGAAAAAAGCAAAATTTGAAGGGAAGGGCAAACTTAATTGTCTTATAAGTTCAAGAATTTTTGAACTTCTTGACAAGAGTAATATTCCAACTCATTTTCTTGAACTTAAAAATGAAAATATAATGATTGCACAAAAAATAAAAGTAATTCCTTTGGAAATTGTCCTTAGAAATACTGCATATGGTTCTTTATGTAAACAAACGACTATTAAATCAGGTACTATACTTGCAAAACCATTAATTGATATTTATCTGAAAAATGATGAACTTAATGATCCGTTAATAACAAAAGATAGAATTGAATTAATGAATATACTAAGCTCCAAAGATTTAGATTTAATAATAAATTTAACTTTAAAAGTTAATACAATCCTGAAAAGTTTTTTTAAAAATATTCAGCTTCAACTTGTAGATTTCAAGTTGGAGTTTGGCTATAATTCTAAAAATAAAATACTTCTAGGGGATGAAATAAGTCCTGATAATTGTAGATTGTGGGATCTAAATCAGAAAAATGATACAATTGTAAGCCTAGATAAAGACAGATTTAGAAATGATTTAGGTGGTCTAATTGAAGCTTATAGTGAAATAAACCGAAGAATAAACGATTTCATTTAA